From bacterium, a single genomic window includes:
- a CDS encoding chemotaxis response regulator protein-glutamate methylesterase: MAKLRVLIVDDSAVVRSLLTEILDSDPDIEVVGTAPDPYIARAKIKALNPDVLTLDVEMPRMDGVTFLSNLMRLHPIPVLMVSSLTEKGADVTLQALELGAVDFVTKPKMEVSAGLSSGAEEIIEKVKIAGAARVGAVSERRARRVRSNDRGIAPKLNADAVLERVSGPKHFRTTDTLIAIGSSTGGTEALKEILQELPADAPGIVVAQHIPGSFSGSFAQRMNAESRMKVEEAQNGREIRPGHVFIAPGTHHLLVRRSGARFVCELNDGPPVNRHKPSVDVLFRSVAQNLGPNAVGAILTGMGDDGACGLKEMQDAGAHTIAQDQETSLVWGMPGSAVKLGAAESVLPLEKIAAAILKESDR, encoded by the coding sequence TGATATCGAAGTGGTTGGAACCGCTCCTGATCCCTACATCGCAAGAGCGAAGATCAAGGCGCTGAATCCCGATGTCCTGACGCTAGACGTCGAGATGCCGCGAATGGACGGGGTCACGTTCTTGAGCAACCTGATGAGATTGCATCCGATACCCGTTCTGATGGTGTCCTCGCTGACCGAGAAGGGTGCCGATGTCACGCTTCAGGCTCTCGAACTCGGAGCGGTCGATTTCGTTACCAAGCCAAAGATGGAAGTTTCCGCCGGGCTCTCATCAGGTGCAGAAGAGATCATCGAGAAGGTCAAGATCGCTGGAGCAGCGCGCGTCGGAGCAGTCAGCGAGCGTCGTGCTCGACGAGTTCGCTCCAACGACCGTGGTATCGCTCCCAAACTCAACGCCGATGCCGTTCTCGAGCGCGTTAGTGGTCCGAAGCACTTCCGCACCACAGACACTCTGATTGCAATCGGTTCTTCTACGGGTGGGACCGAAGCGCTCAAAGAAATCCTTCAGGAGCTCCCGGCTGATGCTCCGGGCATCGTCGTTGCGCAGCACATCCCCGGCTCTTTTAGCGGTTCATTCGCGCAGCGAATGAACGCGGAGTCGAGAATGAAGGTCGAAGAAGCGCAGAACGGTCGCGAGATCCGGCCCGGACACGTCTTCATCGCACCTGGTACGCACCATCTCCTGGTGCGTCGCAGCGGGGCTCGTTTCGTCTGCGAGTTGAACGACGGTCCTCCGGTCAATCGTCACAAGCCGTCGGTCGACGTCCTGTTCCGATCTGTCGCACAGAATCTCGGCCCCAACGCCGTGGGAGCAATCCTGACCGGCATGGGTGACGACGGTGCCTGCGGATTGAAGGAGATGCAGGACGCCGGAGCCCACACCATTGCCCAGGATCAAGAGACGAGCCTGGTCTGGGGCATGCCTGGTTCAGCGGTGAAGCTCGGCGCAGCCGAATCAGTGCTTCCCCTCGAGAAGATTGCTGCCGCGATCCTGAAAGAGTCGGATCGATGA